atatttatcaatttaagtatcatcattaaatgataaatttttgtttagcatgaaaaatttttaatttgtcaacattatgataaaagatactttaaataatttgatcaatgttcaaatttatttttaaaaacataaaaattagaGTAActgatataatattatattcacaattaaattttattttaatatcagtaatttcttttaaatataaccttgcaatgattaaaattttttacttaatttttttttcttatggTTTAAGAAATTactaatttataataaaataatgataaaaatattaggtttttctttgttaataattactaaaatttttaaaaagaattatatataaaatttgttgaCCTTGATGGAATATTCTAAACTTATGAATAGTAAAAAGTAAttgaaacaaataaattaatatgatgaatatatataaccTATATCTTTTATTCTTGATTTGTTAATCTGACATCCTTTactatacataaaaattaccACCTTCTTAACtatgtatttattataagaaaCCTGTTGTTACATCCAATAATTTAATCAAATATAAAGATATctctatatatttattaaataattagaaaattcataatttttaatataatattatattattaatatctaCCTAATGACTATTggaaataaaacaattttagaTGAAGAgacaattgaaaaaattaaaaaattaagagaactttcaaaagattatttaacaCCATATTATGATAcagattttaatttattaagatGGATACAAGGGCATTCTGGAAAAATTGAagatattaatgaaaaactTATTACACATCTCAAAAAtaggtattttttttttgtttttttaaatttaattttatattaaataaaataatttttagaaaatcaGTTTTTAAGTTtgatgatataataaaaaatcctCGCAATCATCCTATACATAATCATTGGAAATATGGAATCACAAAAATGTCATCTGTTTTAGAAAATACAATAGTTAATATTGAACAATGTGGTGAGACAGACTATTGGGGTTTAACTAATACATATTCAATGACAGAAGTATTAAGAGCACGTTTATATGATTTAGAAGATATGTTGGCACATGTTATGAATATTGAAGAAAAGACAGGTAAACAGGCTtatgttttatatatcataGATTTgggaaaattaaaatatgatagAAAACTTATACCACTTATAACTGGAccattaaaatgtttatctGATTTTATGTCTGATAATTATgttgaattatttaattattttgttctTGTAAATGCTCCCTCTTCTATGTCATATTTATGGAGTATTATTAAACCAATTCTTCCAGAAAAAACAAGatcaaaagttaaaattCTTGGAAATAATTGGAGAAATGAAATATTAGATTATGCTGGTCCTGGTGAATTACCATCTAAATGGAATTTAgatgtaaataataataataaaattaattttgaaatagaACTTGAAAATCCAATACCATTTaatgaagaaaatttatatcataataaaaatgatggtAAACAAACATCTAAAGTAGTAAAAGTTAATCCTggaaaaaaacattttttaatggaAAAATTAGTTACTGGTGAAACATTAAAATGGTTTATTTCAACAAATCTTGACTTTTCTTTTGCTGTTTATTTTACTACTGATAAAAGTGAAACAAATCCTTCAAATATGGAAATTGTTTTTCCatattttgaatttattAATGGTCCCACAAATGTTCCTTTGTCTGATACAATAACTGCAACAAAAAATGGTTACTATAAAATACTTCTTTCAAATCACCGTGCCTGGTGGAATACTTTAACAGTAGAATATgaaataacaattaattaaaatatctatatattattttaattatattttataaaaattaacattaaaatataatatattatatttaaaaatttatatattcctaaataatgttaaaagtttatttgttttttttattaaatgttattaatcATCTTCATCAGTAACAACAActtcttttaaaaagtttattgtTTCAATATCACCTTGTTTTTCAGCAATATCTAAAGCAGTATTACCTGCATAATCTTTTTCTGTCATTTTAGCTCCAGCTTCATgccatatttttaataaaattaaatcattCATTCTTGCTGCCATACATAATTCAACACCTATTTTCATTGGTAAATTTGGTAAAATGGCACCAGCTAatcttaataattttacacatgaataatttttacttctAACTGCACATATTAAAGGTGTATCTCcattaatatcttttacATGAACATTTGCTCCACATTTAATAAGATATTCTACAGCATCATAGTTACCTTGACTACATGCTACATGAAGACCAgttttttgattataatcAGCAGACGCAAAATTAGCACCGGATTCATATAATgattctaataattttatatcattagtATCAGCTCCATAACAAACTAATGGTGGAAGTAATGCACTTCTAAGAAGTATAGCTTCATTTGATGAAgttattcttaaaaattttgttaatctTGTTATAATATCAATTTCATAAAGACAATTACTTTTACTACTAACAGTAATCTCTCctcttaaatttttttccatttttcttctttttgtCCTTAAATCCCattctttttttgataaaacatAAGACAATTTTGTTAATGCTGCTTCAGCTGTCATATCAGATCCTGGTATTACACCAAcatcatataatatttttcctGTTAAATAATTTGCATCAACTTTTCCACGATAACATTGAGAAACATTTACAATAATTACACCTCTTTCAGTTGccttttttatttcttctatAATATCAGTTCTTTTAGAAGACATATTTCCAGCTCCAAATGTTTGAAGGACAACTCCTTCAACTGGTGGTTGAAGGGATGCACGGACTGATTCTATTGATATAGATGGaaaaattcttaaaatatttatatttctacataaataattatgaacATTAAATTTAGCAACACATTGACTTCTAAATATACTTTCATAAGAAACTTTTATATCTATTTGCATTTCAGCTAATGGTGACATATTTGGTGAAGTAAATGCTTCTAAACCAGAATTATCTAATTTTGTACATCTGTTACCAcgtaaaagtttattattaaaataaacagtAACTTCTGGTACATCAATATTTCCTGCAACTATTAAAGcaccaataaaattttctctACCATCACTTCTAACTTCAGATATAGGTATTTGTGCTCCTGTTATAACAACAGGTTTTCCTAAATTTTCCATCATAAAACTTAATGCACATGCAGTGTAAGCTAAAGTATCAGTTCCATGAAGAATTACAAAACCATCATATTGAtgataagatttttttatatcattagcTATTCTAATCCAATCATCAAAAGTCATATCTGATGAATCTAATAATGGTTCATATTCAACaaccttaaaaaaaatcaattaaataatttatataattatgataACTTTACCCAATAAACAATTCTTTTTTGCATATGTCTAATTGGTGGTAATGTAAATGGTCTTATTGTAGAAGAATTATAATATGTATTAACATAATTTCTATCATTCAAATGTGGTATTTGATAAATTGCTTTGGGTAAATAATTTGCCTCTGGTATATAAACTCCATCGTGAGCTTTCATACCAATTGTCCCACCAGTGTACAAAACTAAAACTTTACTTTCATTATCTGGATGTGATGGAATATTTGAGGCTGTTTGAGCTTGTTTTTGAACTTCAGAAGCCAAGTCTGATGCTGAAAGTGTTGTTATAATAGAACCATCACCAACTTTAAGTAGTTTTGGTATATGATGTTCATCATGTATAACAGTTGACTGTTCTTCTGGAGATACTTGAGAAGGATTTTGTACTACATCACACATATCATCATTTTCAGAAGTACCTATATGAAATTGTGTTTTCTCACCAGAATATTTCTCatcatttaaattgtttttgttGGGAACAACTTTCATAACTTCACCTAATTTATCAGATgacatttttttagtattcaATATTGTTGAAGATTTTCGTGAAGAATTTGTTAATTTGACTGTACCGTCTTCTAACCAAGTTTGATACCAAAATgtatctataaaatataatatatttaacttGTTTTTagaaatgttttatattaaattgtaGTATATTAATCTATGGTGAATAATCAATATAATAAtctatagataaaaatatctttttttttatgtcataagattatttatagagaaacaaaagtttatatttttatacccatggcttattttatattatacaaatttttatctttgtaatacaacaaaataatataataagtttggttatttattataaattatattttactcctcctttaaaaaaaaaaaatattattattcttcctcttattattaataacaatttttaacattttttttaatattaaatctaCCTTCATCATCACTACTATCATTTTTCGCATTTTTCTCGTTATTATTTCCATTTCCTTccttaaaattataatccAAACTTAACATAGTAAATATAAACACAAATCAAAGAAgctaaaaaagttttttttaaaaagtaataatgttaatttaacataaaatactagtttataagtatttttacatttaataaattttaaaatttaaaaaaaaaattgaataaagTTTACAAacgtaaaataaatttattaaatataaaaaaaatgaataaaatttcattcctttaatttttttttttaattttaaaagttttcttagtaattatatttaaactttttagataaattttattaaactatatatattttaaagtagccaaaaaatttatacacaAGATGTTAAATagtctttatatatatttttttttattatattcaaaaatacttttacatgatataattagaaaattttaataaaatattaacttaACATGAcactattaattttatttaacttattctttatttagataaaatgttaagtaactaatagttttatttaaaataaattaaaaaaaaagattaaatttttagataggaataatttaaataaaaaaaaaaagtcattcatacttaaaaatataatttttggaaataatgaataaaattacGCAAACATCAGGTAGAATCATCAAATAAAAGACATAAAATAGTGgacatattaataaaataaaaagaaaaatttgttaacatatataaaaattattttatttaaagaatgaAAGCCACAATTCCAGGGTACTATGCTCGCAAAGAGggagaataatttttagatgAACAGACCAGATAATAGTTTAAGagagtaaaaatattataatgatagGTAAAAGAGATGTATGAGAGAGATTTTTTTAGCttgattatataaatattaaatgtgaCAGAGTGATaaggttaaaaaaaagatgattttaatatgtattaaatactttagaaataactaaaaatgtaatatttaaatttatcattaaatatattcatatttataatgttttttgattgtttaaaaaatatttactaaagttttttttttaatttcatagAAGTagattatgttaaaaaatgattaaaatctTAGTTAATGttcataaattaaaaaaagttgttttatcataaaaaaaacactTTTATTGACGAACTGATTTgttgtaattatttatttaaagaaatttttttgaataacaaatttagcaaaaaattaatcttgatttcttatatttatttttagatttattttgtatattatcATTGTTTCGAATTTTCATTGAATTCATCATCTCAATCCGTCTTCTTTCTCTCTCTATGCTAAATTCTAATAAACCATTTGACAAAagattattcaaatttttaatacatttacttttgactaaaatatttattttttcatttttttcaacttGACGAtagaattttataaataatgaaataaaatatatttggcAGATTAACGGTATCAATATCATAAAAAGAAAAGCTTCTGCAGACCCTCGTAACATTTTTCTACTTATTACAAAatacattataataattgtcAGGAGAAAAGaaagtataatataaaaaatttgccATATTATATGgggtaataaaaatattgtacgttttgttttaatacaaataaaaagacatataatagaaaatatatttaataatgaacCACAAAATTGTGTTAAAAATAGATGTATTCCGAGATCTTTAGATATTATACTTCTAtcttgaataaaaaaaagtttttgacCATGTGGAAAAATATGTTCaaaactaataataataagtattgttgaaaaaaataattctactAAGGCAATTAATTGTATAACATCTTTTAAAGAGAAAGTATCACAAAAAAATTCTtcctaaaataaaatatttacatatatttttaatggtaaaaaaaaattaaataaaaattttatcattaatatttaccTGTTCTATATTAACTACAATATTATCACAACttgtttttttaactttaacaTAACAATTATCTAATgatcttaatatttttcttaatttttcttctttttctatttttgaatcttttcttaatatattttttattcctCCAAGTGAAGTAGTTTTCATTCCATTTTTCATAgttcaataatatttataagacaaattatttaaaataaagatgtTTCTTCTTAAAAagcattaatattaaaaagaaaaagataaattataataaaaattaaagaaataagaaaataatgtttctttaagagtattttattttaacatttattatacaaaaagaAACCATTTTTGGCACAAGTTTTCTTCTTTCTCtatcaaataattaaaatagaaaactaaaaatgttacaaaaaaaattatcattaatatataaaacacAAAAGACaaatatattcttaaaaaaaaaaacaagaaaaaaaattgttcttctattttaaaataatattattttcgtAAGAAAACTAATCAACTATtgttgttaaataaataacaaaaaaatatgttaattaCGTGTAAAGAACGTTTTAAGAAA
This Strongyloides ratti genome assembly S_ratti_ED321, chromosome : 2 DNA region includes the following protein-coding sequences:
- a CDS encoding CRAL-TRIO domain and GOLD domain-containing protein, coding for MTIGNKTILDEETIEKIKKLRELSKDYLTPYYDTDFNLLRWIQGHSGKIEDINEKLITHLKNRKSVFKFDDIIKNPRNHPIHNHWKYGITKMSSVLENTIVNIEQCGETDYWGLTNTYSMTEVLRARLYDLEDMLAHVMNIEEKTGKQAYVLYIIDLGKLKYDRKLIPLITGPLKCLSDFMSDNYVELFNYFVLVNAPSSMSYLWSIIKPILPEKTRSKVKILGNNWRNEILDYAGPGELPSKWNLDVNNNNKINFEIELENPIPFNEENLYHNKNDGKQTSKVVKVNPGKKHFLMEKLVTGETLKWFISTNLDFSFAVYFTTDKSETNPSNMEIVFPYFEFINGPTNVPLSDTITATKNGYYKILLSNHRAWWNTLTVEYEITIN
- a CDS encoding 60 kDa lysophospholipase, giving the protein MLSLDYNFKEGNGNNNEKNAKNDSSDDEDTFWYQTWLEDGTVKLTNSSRKSSTILNTKKMSSDKLGEVMKVVPNKNNLNDEKYSGEKTQFHIGTSENDDMCDVVQNPSQVSPEEQSTVIHDEHHIPKLLKVGDGSIITTLSASDLASEVQKQAQTASNIPSHPDNESKVLVLYTGGTIGMKAHDGVYIPEANYLPKAIYQIPHLNDRNYVNTYYNSSTIRPFTLPPIRHMQKRIVYWVVEYEPLLDSSDMTFDDWIRIANDIKKSYHQYDGFVILHGTDTLAYTACALSFMMENLGKPVVITGAQIPISEVRSDGRENFIGALIVAGNIDVPEVTVYFNNKLLRGNRCTKLDNSGLEAFTSPNMSPLAEMQIDIKVSYESIFRSQCVAKFNVHNYLCRNINILRIFPSISIESVRASLQPPVEGVVLQTFGAGNMSSKRTDIIEEIKKATERGVIIVNVSQCYRGKVDANYLTGKILYDVGVIPGSDMTAEAALTKLSYVLSKKEWDLRTKRRKMEKNLRGEITVSSKSNCLYEIDIITRLTKFLRITSSNEAILLRSALLPPLVCYGADTNDIKLLESLYESGANFASADYNQKTGLHVACSQGNYDAVEYLIKCGANVHVKDINGDTPLICAVRSKNYSCVKLLRLAGAILPNLPMKIGVELCMAARMNDLILLKIWHEAGAKMTEKDYAGNTALDIAEKQGDIETINFLKEVVVTDEDD